GTCCAGCTGAGCTATGCGATCGGGGTGGCTCGTCCGGTCAGCGTGCTTGTTGAGACCTTCGGCACCGGCAAAGTCGCTGACGAAGTGCTGCTTGACCTTGTGCGCAAGCATTTTGAACTGCGCCCCGCTGGCATCATCGAGCATTTCAACCTGCAACGGTTGCCCGGTGAGCGCGGTGGTCGCTTCTACCAAGAAGTTGCAGCCTACGGCCATTTTGGCCGGACCGATCTCGACTTGCCTTGGGAGCAGACGGATAAAGCCGAGACGCTGCGTCAAGAAGCTCTCGCTACCACCCAAGCCTAGGACGGGTCGCCGTGGTCGTTGCCCTTGGCCTCGACTTCGGTACCTCTGGAGCCCGAGCGATCGCCTGCGACTTTGGCTGCGATCGCTCGGTTTCTGCGTCAGTAGCATTTCCGCAGAACAGCCAAGACTGGCCAACCGTTTGGCGCGAGGCTCTGTGGCAACTGCTCATTGGCATTCCCGCTGACTGGCGATCGCGGATTGAACGAATTGCGATCGATGGCACATCAGGGACAGTATTGCTCTGCGATCGTGCTGGTCAGCCCCAAACCGATCCATTGCTCTACAACCAAGCCTGCCCGATTGATCTGGTGGAGCTGGCGGACTGGGTACCAGCAGATCATGCCGCGCTCAATTCGAGCTCTTCGCTGGCGAAACTAGTTTTTTGGCAGCACCAGTTGGGTGCTTTGCCGAGAGACTGGCAAATCCTGTCGCAGGCAGATTGGCTGGCGATGCAGCTGCATGGCCGCAGCCAGCAAAGCGATTATCACAACGCCCTGAAGCTGGGCTACTTGCCCGATCGCGATCGCTTCAGTGAGACTTTGCTGGATTCAGAGCTAGGCTCGCTCTTACCGGTTGTCCATGAACCAGGAGTTGCGATCGGTTCAATTTTGCCGGCGATCGCCAAAAACCTAGGCTTTCCGTCAGACTGTCAGATTTGCGCGGGCACAACTGATAGCATTGCCGCTTTTCTGGCCAGTGGGGCGCAACAACCTGGTGAAGCCGTGACTTCTCTCGGCTCTACGATCGTTCTGAAATTGCTGAGTCAGGTGGCAGTCAGCGATCGCCAGACCGGTGTATACAGCCATAAACTCGGTGATCTCTGGCTGACCGGTGGCGCTTCCAATTGCGGTGGCGTGACCCTACGACAGTTTTTTACTGATGCGGAGCTGGCGGACCTTAGCCAACAAATCGACCCCACCCAAGCGAGTGGACTTAATTACTATCCGCTACCGAGCAAAGGCGAACGGTTCCCGATCGCAGATCCCGATCGCCAGCCTCACTTAGAACCCCGTCCTGCTCATCCAGTGCAGTTTTTACACGGACTGCTCGAAGGACTCACGCGGGTTGAAGCTTTGGGCTATCAGCGCTTAAAGAACTTGGGTACAACGCCACTTCGACGGATTTGGACAGCGGGCGGCGGCGCCCAAAATCCTGTTTGGCAACAACTTCGTCAGCAGATGATCGGCGTTCCCATTGCGATCGCCCCAAACACCGAAGCGGCCTACGGATCTGCCCGTCTAGCCGCTTTTGGTCTCAATCACTTTCGCGATCAGTGCTAGCTGGCTTTGAATCGCAAGCTAAAGAGAACCTGAATAGTCCCTCTGACTCAGCCCTAGTACTTGCACTCTGAAGTGAACAGTTGTGTCACTGTTCAGGCAAATTAAAGAGGCGATCGCGGCGCATGAATCAGAAGTTGAGCCGGTTCCTCAAATACTCTTGGGGCTATGTTTTGATGGCTTGTTCGCTCGCGATCGCACTAGTGTTCAGCAACCCTGTTAAAGCAAAGTTACCACTAGGCGATCGCCCAACTTGGGGAAATGCTGTCACAGAAACTAGCCCTGCTTACCGGCAAGCACTCAGCCAAGCAAAGACGTTTCGGATGCCGGCTGAGTTTGAACCGATCGCCTCAATCTGGATGGCTTATCCAACCTATGAAAATCGGGAGGGTTATCCATCTCAGGTAGTGCAGGAAGCGATGGTCAAAGCGATCGCACCAACAGTCAAAATTGATTTTCTATTGAATGAATCTGAAGAAGAAGCGATCGTGAATGGTTGGCTCAAAACAGCAGGGATTCCAGCTAGCCAAGTTCGCTATCACGTGGTTCCTCACGAGGACCTTTGGATTCGCGATATGGGCCCGATTTTTGCAGTGAATACGAATCAAACTCAAGTTGTTGATTTTGGCTTCAATGCTTGGAGTTATCTTGCTGCCACTGATCCAGTAGCGATGACTGATGAACAGGTCGATCGCAAGGTGGCTGGCGATCTTGATTTGCCCATTCTTCGCTCGAGCTTAATTAGTGAGGGCGGCAATCGAGAATTTAATGGCAAAGGCACATTGATGCTGACAGAAGCGGTCGAGCTACAGCGCAATCCTGGTCTAACTAAACAAGAGATTGAGACGGAACTAAAACGGGTCTTTAATCTTAAAAAAGTGATTTGGCTGAAGGAAGGTGTCATCGATGACGAACTGTCCTATCGTGGTAAGTTGCCAGATGGGAGTCTGACAGTATTAGCGACCGGTGGCCATATTGATGAATATGCGCGTTTCGTTGATCCCAATACGATTTTATTGGCGGAAGTAACTGCAGAAGAACGAGCGACTGATCCCCTGGCTGCAATCAACTATCAGCGGCTGGAGGAGAATTTGAAAATTCTGCAAGCTGCGACCGATCAGGATGGAAAGCCCTTTCGAATCGTTCGGATTCCTGCGGCTAAGCCCATTCACGTGACCATGACTCAAAAAGATTCCATCTTTCAGGCTCTGCAAGAACTCACGTTTGAAGATAGCACCGTGATTCAAGATGATGATCAGATCAAAACAATTTTGGCCGCTAGCTATCTGAACTTTGTCATCGCCAATGATGTTGTGATTATTCCTAGCTACTGGCAGCCGGGTCGTGATTTGGAATATCAGCAAAAAGACCAAGCTGCTCTAGCTGTCTTTGAGTCAGTCTTTCCTAACAAGAAGATCGTGATGATCAACCCAGAAAACATCAACGCCGGTGGTGGCGGCATGCATTGCATCGTTCAGCAGCAAGCTGTCGTTGATGAAGCGATCACTAAATAATCAACCAACGTCTAGCTAGCAAAGCAGTTAGCAGAAGCTAGCGATCGCTACTGGATTAAAAAACGGAGAGGGTGGGATTCGAACCCACGTCGGCTGTTACCCCGAACCTCATTTCGAGTGAGGCGCATTCGACCACTCTGCCACCTCTCCAGGTGTTTAGCCATCTTACAACCCAACCTCGACGGAATCAAAGCAATCCCGGGCGAGAAGTTTGAGCGATCGCGGATTGTAGGGAGCCATTGGGAGTCCAGCGCCAGGCTTGATGGCGAGTGCGGCCATCGGGTTGTCGCGTGCTGGCGTCACTGGATTGCAGACTGGTGGGAGCCGTACTGCCACTGATCCATCCTTTGATTTGAATTGACGGTAGCCAGCCCCGAGGGAGGCGATCGCTTTCTGACCAGAGCCAAGCTTGGGAGGGTAATGGAGGCAGATCGCGCAGGCTCCAACGATCGCTACCGCGTTGAAACAGCCAGAGCCACTGCTCGCCCTGCCAGCTCAGTTGCCAGAGATTCGGCGTACGGCTGAGCCACTGTAATTTCAGGTTGGGCCACTGAATTGCTTGTCCCGGTTGCAGACTTTGCGAACTGAAAATTTGGCGAATCGGCCATTGATCCTGAACGGTACAGCGATCGCTGAGCTGCAGGACCCAGTCCAGTTGATTGATGCCCTGTTGTTCTAGGTAAGGCTGGAGATCCCAACGTAAGCTGCGATCGCTGGCTCCACAGACCAAGCCCACCTGACCGCGATCGCGCACAACAGCGAGCGGCCCATCACTGCTCAAAAACAGAATTTCCTGCTGGGTCGCTGCTTGGGCCAGTCCTGGCAGCAAGACGATCGCAATCAACGCCACTGCCAGCGATCGCCAACGGCGGCGCAGTCGGGGCCAAGTCAGCAGCAGCGCATAGCTGAGATAGCAGAGCAGCACGACGACCATCGCAATCTGTCCAGTTGCCCAAGTTGCTCCGGGTAGATTGGCGATCGCACTCACGATGCTGATCAGGAGCCAGAGTGGTGCACCAAGCAGCCAAGCTGCAACACTCCCAAGGGGCAGCCAAACCAGCGAGAGTAGACCAGCCCAAACGCCACCAATCCCCAAAATTGCTAAGAGTGGTGTCACCAGCACATTGGCCGGAATTGCGTAGGGAGAGAGGGTGCCAAAGGCGTGCAGTTGCAGCGGTAGCGTCCAGATTGTGGCAGCTAGTGGCACGGCAATCAGGACCGCCAGTCGAGGCGGTAGCCAGTCCAAGCGATCGGTAATCGGTTGCACACTGACGACTAGCCCCAAGGTTGCCAAAAAGCTGAACTGAAAGCCTAGGTCTTCAATCCAGAGCGGTTGCCAGAGCAGCAGCGCAGTTGCCACCAAAAGCAGGGTCGGGAGCGTCTGGGGCGATCGCTGGCGTAGCAGTGCCCAGAGCTGGACTTCGCCCATCAGGAACGCCCGCAACAGCGATGCAGAACTGCCCGCAATACCCAGAAAACTAATCAGGGTGAGAGTGCCGATCGCGGCTTGCCAACGAGGCGAGAGGCTACGGCAGCAAGCTAGGGTCAACCCCAGCAGCAAGGCAACCTGAAAGCCGGAGGCAGCCGTCGCATGGGCCAAGCCACAGCGCAGGAAATCTTCGGGGAGCGTCCCCGGGAGTCGGGCTAAGCCATTGCCAAAGCTCAGGGCGGCTAGGGCTGAACCTTGATCGGAACCTAAGCCTTGTCGGAAGGCAGCCAAGATGCGGCGACGCACCGGCTCGAGGCTCCAGAGCGGCGGATTGTCTTCCTTGAGTAGTTGTCCTCGAAATTCACTGAAAATTGATTGGCGCTGCAGGTAGCGCTGGCGATCGAAACCAGCAGGATTGCGTGGCGCTTGCAGCGATCGCAGCTCTCCTTCGAGAACAACTGTTTGCCCGGGCTGTAGCCCCTCTGCCACGGCAGTTAAGCGAACTGCGACCTGCCCTTGAAGTCCCTGACTTGGAGGGAGTTTCAGGGCTGTTTCAGAAGGATTGGGCGACCAAGTTTGGGCCGTCAGTGTGAAGGATTGGCCTTGGGCTTGCAGGCGGGGGCGATCGCTGATAGTTCCGACTAAAACGCCTGACCCTTGATCAGCCCAGCGGCTGATGTCTGTTGCACTCGGTGTCGGTAAGCGTAGGTAAAACCAAAAGCCGGCGGCGTAAAGCGCGATCGCCGCCCAAAGCCAGATGCGGAACGAGAACCGTCGCTGCCCCGATCGCGGTAAAAGCGGATAGCCTGCGATCGCGATTGCTGCCCAGACTAGGCCGGCAAAGACCCAGCCAACCGGCAATGGTGACTGACTGGCGAGGAAGAAACCCGCGATCGCGAAAGCACAGCAGAGATAGACTGCCGTGGGCGCCATGAATCCATCCACAAACGCTGTTGCTTAGGAAGCCCAGTCCAGTGCAAAGAGTTGCGATCGCCTGCCTATGCGGTGACTTTTTGCAGCAGGGGGAAGCCCAACTGTTCCCGCTGCTCAAGGTACTGCTTGGCCACTTGTCGGGCCATGTTACGAATCCGGCCGATGTAGCGGGTGCGCTCGGTCACGGAGATCAGACCGCGAGCATCCAGCAGGTTAAAGCTGTGGGAGCACTTGAGCACGTAGTCCAAGCTCGGTTGCACCAGCCCCTTCTCAATCAGTTGGGTCGCTTCTTGCTCATAGAGCCCAAACAACTGGAACAGGAGTTCTGGGGTCGAGGCTTCGAAATTATAGGTGCATTGCTCGATCTCACCCTGGAGATGGACATCGCCATAGCTGAGGTGATCAGTCCACTGGATTTCGGTGAAGGCTTCGACGTTTTGCAAATACATTGCCAGCCGTTCCAGCCCGTAGGTGATCTCGATCGATACAGGCCGACAGTCGATGCCACCACACTGCTGGAAGTAGGTGAACTGAGTCACCTCCATACCATCCAGCCAAACTTCCCAGCCAACCCCCCAGGCCCCGAGCGTTGGCGACTCCCAGTTGTCTTCGACAAAGCGAATATCGTGCTCTTCAGGGTGAATGCCCAAGGCCCGCAGCGAATCCAAATAGGTCTCTTGAATGCCTTCCGGCGACGGCTTGATCAGCACTTGGTACTGGTAGTAGTGCTGATAGCGGTTGGGGTTTTCACCATAGCGGCCATCGGTGGGACGACGACAGGGCTCCACATAAGCTACAGCCCATGGTTCTGGCCCGATCGCTCGCAGAAAGGTATGCGGATTCATCGTCCCAGCCCCTTTTTCGGTGTCGTAGGGCTGGGCAATCAGGCAACCGCGATCGGCCCAAAATTGGTTGAGCGTGGCAATGACGGATTGAAAGTTCACGCCGTCCTCTATTCGCTGGGTGAAGTGCTACAGCTTTTCACCGTAGCAGGGTTGCTTGCCATTTCTGGTCCTAAGGATGGTGCTACCTGTTCAGGTAGGTCATTAGTAGCCATCCCAAGGACTGACCTCTAGGCTGCCACCATTAGGGCTGGGCTCGAAGACAACGCGCAGATCTGCTAAAGGCTGGCGATCGCCGGCTGGCAAGGGTTTCAGCAGGGACGCTAAGGGTGTTTGCTGAATGTTCGCTTGGCTATCTTCCGTGCGGTAGCCCACGATTTGTCCCGTTGCAGTCGCGCTGACGCGGTACTCCTCGGTGCGGCTGGGTTCGTACTGCGGGTTGTTATCCCAAGCGGTAGCGATCGCCGCACGACTGGCACGAACTGCTGCCTCTAAAGCGGCTGTGTCCGTAATTTCAGGACTGTCGGCCGGGGGCGTTGTCGTTGCTGGTGGATTGTTGTTTGGGGTCTCTGCGGTCTGTTCTGTCTGCGGCAGGTTTTCTTTGGGCGGCTTGATTTCAGGAATCGGCAACGCAAAGAAGGCTGCCGCCGCGATCGCGAGCCCTGCCAAACCCATAGCGGGCGCTGCAGCCCTTTGCGGCAAG
The sequence above is a segment of the Synechococcus elongatus PCC 11801 genome. Coding sequences within it:
- a CDS encoding FGGY-family carbohydrate kinase, encoding MVVALGLDFGTSGARAIACDFGCDRSVSASVAFPQNSQDWPTVWREALWQLLIGIPADWRSRIERIAIDGTSGTVLLCDRAGQPQTDPLLYNQACPIDLVELADWVPADHAALNSSSSLAKLVFWQHQLGALPRDWQILSQADWLAMQLHGRSQQSDYHNALKLGYLPDRDRFSETLLDSELGSLLPVVHEPGVAIGSILPAIAKNLGFPSDCQICAGTTDSIAAFLASGAQQPGEAVTSLGSTIVLKLLSQVAVSDRQTGVYSHKLGDLWLTGGASNCGGVTLRQFFTDAELADLSQQIDPTQASGLNYYPLPSKGERFPIADPDRQPHLEPRPAHPVQFLHGLLEGLTRVEALGYQRLKNLGTTPLRRIWTAGGGAQNPVWQQLRQQMIGVPIAIAPNTEAAYGSARLAAFGLNHFRDQC
- a CDS encoding agmatine deiminase family protein, which produces MNQKLSRFLKYSWGYVLMACSLAIALVFSNPVKAKLPLGDRPTWGNAVTETSPAYRQALSQAKTFRMPAEFEPIASIWMAYPTYENREGYPSQVVQEAMVKAIAPTVKIDFLLNESEEEAIVNGWLKTAGIPASQVRYHVVPHEDLWIRDMGPIFAVNTNQTQVVDFGFNAWSYLAATDPVAMTDEQVDRKVAGDLDLPILRSSLISEGGNREFNGKGTLMLTEAVELQRNPGLTKQEIETELKRVFNLKKVIWLKEGVIDDELSYRGKLPDGSLTVLATGGHIDEYARFVDPNTILLAEVTAEERATDPLAAINYQRLEENLKILQAATDQDGKPFRIVRIPAAKPIHVTMTQKDSIFQALQELTFEDSTVIQDDDQIKTILAASYLNFVIANDVVIIPSYWQPGRDLEYQQKDQAALAVFESVFPNKKIVMINPENINAGGGGMHCIVQQQAVVDEAITK
- a CDS encoding ComEC/Rec2 family competence protein; the encoded protein is MAPTAVYLCCAFAIAGFFLASQSPLPVGWVFAGLVWAAIAIAGYPLLPRSGQRRFSFRIWLWAAIALYAAGFWFYLRLPTPSATDISRWADQGSGVLVGTISDRPRLQAQGQSFTLTAQTWSPNPSETALKLPPSQGLQGQVAVRLTAVAEGLQPGQTVVLEGELRSLQAPRNPAGFDRQRYLQRQSIFSEFRGQLLKEDNPPLWSLEPVRRRILAAFRQGLGSDQGSALAALSFGNGLARLPGTLPEDFLRCGLAHATAASGFQVALLLGLTLACCRSLSPRWQAAIGTLTLISFLGIAGSSASLLRAFLMGEVQLWALLRQRSPQTLPTLLLVATALLLWQPLWIEDLGFQFSFLATLGLVVSVQPITDRLDWLPPRLAVLIAVPLAATIWTLPLQLHAFGTLSPYAIPANVLVTPLLAILGIGGVWAGLLSLVWLPLGSVAAWLLGAPLWLLISIVSAIANLPGATWATGQIAMVVVLLCYLSYALLLTWPRLRRRWRSLAVALIAIVLLPGLAQAATQQEILFLSSDGPLAVVRDRGQVGLVCGASDRSLRWDLQPYLEQQGINQLDWVLQLSDRCTVQDQWPIRQIFSSQSLQPGQAIQWPNLKLQWLSRTPNLWQLSWQGEQWLWLFQRGSDRWSLRDLPPLPSQAWLWSESDRLPRGWLPSIQIKGWISGSTAPTSLQSSDASTRQPDGRTRHQAWRWTPNGSLQSAIAQTSRPGLL
- the glyQ gene encoding glycine--tRNA ligase subunit alpha is translated as MNFQSVIATLNQFWADRGCLIAQPYDTEKGAGTMNPHTFLRAIGPEPWAVAYVEPCRRPTDGRYGENPNRYQHYYQYQVLIKPSPEGIQETYLDSLRALGIHPEEHDIRFVEDNWESPTLGAWGVGWEVWLDGMEVTQFTYFQQCGGIDCRPVSIEITYGLERLAMYLQNVEAFTEIQWTDHLSYGDVHLQGEIEQCTYNFEASTPELLFQLFGLYEQEATQLIEKGLVQPSLDYVLKCSHSFNLLDARGLISVTERTRYIGRIRNMARQVAKQYLEQREQLGFPLLQKVTA
- a CDS encoding DUF4335 domain-containing protein; the protein is MQLQRLYQLPNCSLLVQGLSDASLGNSQCLTIVTRVECGFPGLQPALRGGKDFLVQLTAVVSAYAQGMISGLPRPQSAISRELVQLRSLARDRHQLISTENGGQVVLELNSLQLFDLLDAIDQLVADPLALPDLQVSFAPLPRRHVPPLVPLPQRAAAPAMGLAGLAIAAAAFFALPIPEIKPPKENLPQTEQTAETPNNNPPATTTPPADSPEITDTAALEAAVRASRAAIATAWDNNPQYEPSRTEEYRVSATATGQIVGYRTEDSQANIQQTPLASLLKPLPAGDRQPLADLRVVFEPSPNGGSLEVSPWDGY